In a genomic window of Mesoplasma tabanidae:
- the rsmI gene encoding 16S rRNA (cytidine(1402)-2'-O)-methyltransferase, producing MRNQSTFKNNKPTIYLIGTPIGNLEDISFRAIDTLKKVEVICCEDTRTSQTFLKKYNINKKLISLHKYNEAERINEIVKVLENQNNVAIISDAGCPAISDPGANFIKEILKVYDCNVTSINVGPAYIHAIVASGYTAKENYFHGFLENKSDKTKSDELKEILSKNSKSIISFYESVHRIKDTVLKVTQILNQDQSILIARELTKLNEQFIQGKINEVNEFVQSKDFVLKGEFVVVIDSQKNQIGSVNNKEIILLVEEEIKQGYKLKQACDIVGAKINKSKNEVYQIFIKK from the coding sequence ATGAGAAATCAATCAACATTTAAAAATAACAAACCAACCATTTATTTAATTGGGACACCAATTGGGAATTTGGAAGATATAAGTTTTAGAGCAATTGATACACTTAAAAAAGTTGAAGTTATTTGCTGCGAAGATACCAGAACAAGCCAAACTTTTTTAAAAAAATATAATATAAATAAAAAACTAATTTCGCTTCATAAATACAATGAAGCAGAAAGAATAAATGAAATAGTGAAAGTTTTAGAAAATCAAAATAATGTTGCAATAATCAGTGATGCTGGTTGCCCTGCTATAAGTGATCCAGGAGCAAACTTTATTAAGGAAATTTTAAAAGTATATGATTGTAATGTTACCAGTATTAATGTTGGTCCTGCTTATATTCATGCAATTGTTGCAAGTGGATATACAGCTAAAGAAAATTACTTTCATGGTTTTTTAGAAAATAAAAGTGATAAAACAAAATCTGATGAGCTTAAAGAAATTTTAAGTAAAAATTCAAAATCAATAATTAGTTTTTATGAGTCTGTTCACAGAATTAAAGACACGGTTTTAAAAGTGACTCAAATTCTGAACCAAGATCAAAGTATTCTTATTGCAAGAGAATTAACAAAGTTAAATGAACAATTTATTCAAGGTAAAATTAACGAAGTTAATGAATTTGTTCAAAGCAAAGACTTTGTTTTAAAGGGAGAATTTGTAGTTGTTATAGATTCACAAAAAAATCAAATAGGTTCAGTTAATAACAAAGAAATAATTTTATTAGTTGAAGAAGAAATAAAGCAAGGATACAAGTTAAAACAAGCTTGTGATATTGTTGGAGCAAAGATTAATAAATCAAAAAATGAGGTTTACCAAATATTTATTAAAAAGTAG
- the uvrC gene encoding excinuclease ABC subunit UvrC: protein MELKNKVNNLPNKPGCYLYLNKDKHVIYVGKAKNLKKRVSSYFDRVQNLKTTRLVREIVDLEYFVVSNEKESLLLEENLIKKYRPKYNVLLNDDKAYPYIIITNEKNPTYKYVRKLDKKALRSFGPLPIGSNARETLITLQRLFPLRRCKGSLGKPCLHYFIGQCSGACFREVDREYYQEQIKRVDNFFKGNINEVKKILTNQMQKAAENLQFEEAQRIKEQIIGLDFTTTKQNVEFKSQTDVDVVSYFIDEEKIAIVTLFYRAGKLLFKDEHVQLYFEQDITDLLDSFMTQIYEKNILPNKIIVDNDIELFDLNEKYKSITTHPIKDEEKIIYKIAVDNAQEAIRKSRISSTTNIGNESELLIELQKKAKLNKEPYRLEMFDISNIGNEFIIGSCVVYINGRSARNEFRKYNIESKFTSDYDRMKEMLYRRFQKALLEKRMLPDLIIMDGGIIQVHAAKEIINALGLSEIQIIGLVKDEHHNTSFLIDTNEEETKIKDQPKLFNWLSSIQIRVDEYAKSGFRKKQNNSFLKSELEQIEGLGKKRIQDLFKKYNTISEIEQANQEELFKILKNKKALDNLNVYLKSKK from the coding sequence ATGGAATTAAAAAATAAAGTTAATAATTTACCAAATAAACCAGGATGCTATTTATACTTAAATAAAGATAAACATGTTATTTATGTTGGTAAAGCAAAAAATTTAAAAAAAAGAGTTTCTTCTTACTTTGATAGAGTTCAAAATTTAAAAACAACCAGATTAGTTAGAGAAATTGTGGATCTTGAATATTTTGTAGTTTCAAATGAAAAAGAATCACTTTTATTAGAAGAAAATTTAATTAAAAAATATAGACCAAAGTACAATGTTTTATTAAATGATGACAAAGCTTATCCGTACATTATTATTACTAACGAAAAAAATCCAACATATAAGTATGTAAGAAAATTAGATAAAAAAGCATTAAGGAGTTTTGGCCCATTACCAATAGGTTCAAACGCTAGAGAAACTTTAATAACACTACAAAGACTATTTCCTTTAAGAAGATGTAAAGGCAGTTTGGGTAAACCATGCTTGCACTATTTTATAGGGCAATGTAGTGGTGCATGTTTTAGAGAAGTTGATAGAGAATACTATCAAGAACAAATCAAACGAGTGGACAATTTTTTTAAAGGAAACATCAATGAGGTTAAAAAAATACTTACTAATCAAATGCAAAAAGCTGCAGAAAATTTACAATTTGAAGAAGCACAAAGAATCAAAGAACAAATTATTGGATTAGACTTCACAACAACAAAACAAAATGTTGAGTTTAAAAGTCAAACTGATGTTGATGTCGTAAGTTATTTTATTGATGAAGAAAAAATAGCAATAGTAACATTATTCTATAGAGCGGGTAAATTGCTTTTTAAAGATGAGCATGTTCAACTTTATTTTGAACAAGATATAACAGATTTATTAGATTCATTTATGACTCAAATTTATGAAAAAAATATTCTGCCAAACAAAATAATTGTTGATAATGATATTGAGTTGTTTGATTTAAATGAAAAATATAAGTCAATAACAACTCATCCAATAAAAGATGAAGAAAAAATCATTTACAAAATTGCTGTAGATAATGCTCAAGAGGCTATAAGAAAATCAAGAATTTCTTCAACAACAAATATTGGTAATGAAAGTGAACTATTAATAGAATTACAAAAAAAAGCAAAATTAAATAAAGAACCTTATAGACTTGAAATGTTTGACATTTCAAACATAGGAAATGAGTTTATTATTGGAAGTTGTGTAGTTTATATAAATGGAAGATCCGCAAGAAATGAATTTAGAAAATATAATATTGAAAGTAAATTTACATCTGATTATGACAGAATGAAAGAAATGCTATATAGAAGATTTCAAAAAGCATTGTTAGAAAAAAGAATGCTACCTGACTTAATAATTATGGATGGTGGAATTATTCAAGTTCATGCTGCAAAAGAAATCATAAATGCGTTAGGTTTATCAGAAATACAAATAATTGGTTTAGTTAAAGATGAACATCATAATACTTCATTTTTAATTGATACTAACGAAGAGGAAACCAAGATAAAAGACCAACCAAAGTTATTCAACTGGTTAAGTAGTATTCAAATTAGAGTTGATGAGTATGCAAAATCGGGATTTAGAAAAAAACAAAATAACTCATTTTTAAAATCAGAGCTAGAACAAATCGAAGGGCTTGGAAAAAAAAGAATTCAAGACTTGTTTAAAAAATATAATACTATAAGTGAAATTGAACAAGCAAATCAAGAAGAATTATTTAAAATTTTAAAAAACAAAAAAGCTTTAGACAACTTAAATGTATATTTAAAGAGCAAAAAATAA
- a CDS encoding alpha/beta fold hydrolase — MKEKQIKSLDNKKLNVYIWDEVKNPKAIIQLVHGSCEHTLRYEEFAKKMNDNGIIVVGNDHRGHGKTAKLNNQPLGYFSKTNGWNKIVSDLKQVNNFIKQEYLELPIIMLGHSMGSFMVRTYMIDYPNSVKGFIISGTAWHNKIVLLISICIASIRSKFIKNEKPDELIWKLSYKPLNKKFNSKSSSGVEWLSNDSISKDQFLSDPLTGQVFTSLAFKDMFSGLLYNQKKLNIKKIKTNIPIFLISGEDDPVGNYGKMVLKTYKEFKKSNLEVEVKLYKKQRHEIIFDEKRNEVENDILEFIDETLKNIL, encoded by the coding sequence ATGAAAGAAAAACAAATTAAATCTTTGGATAATAAAAAACTAAATGTTTATATTTGAGATGAAGTTAAAAATCCGAAAGCAATTATTCAACTTGTACATGGAAGTTGCGAACATACCTTGCGTTATGAAGAATTTGCAAAAAAGATGAATGATAATGGAATTATTGTAGTTGGTAATGATCATAGAGGTCATGGAAAAACTGCAAAATTAAATAATCAGCCATTGGGTTATTTTTCAAAAACAAATGGTTGAAATAAAATTGTGTCAGATTTAAAGCAAGTTAATAATTTCATTAAGCAAGAATACTTGGAATTACCAATAATAATGCTAGGTCATTCAATGGGCAGTTTTATGGTTAGAACATATATGATTGATTATCCAAATAGCGTAAAAGGATTTATAATCAGTGGAACTGCATGACATAATAAGATAGTTTTACTTATTTCAATATGTATAGCTTCAATTAGAAGTAAGTTTATAAAAAATGAAAAACCAGATGAATTAATTTGAAAATTGAGTTATAAACCACTTAATAAAAAATTTAACTCTAAAAGTTCTAGTGGAGTTGAGTGGTTATCAAACGATTCAATAAGCAAAGATCAATTTCTTTCTGATCCATTAACAGGTCAAGTTTTTACATCATTAGCTTTTAAAGACATGTTTTCAGGGCTACTTTATAATCAAAAAAAATTAAATATTAAAAAAATTAAAACAAACATTCCTATCTTTTTAATTTCAGGAGAAGATGATCCAGTAGGAAACTATGGAAAAATGGTTTTAAAAACATATAAAGAATTTAAAAAAAGTAATTTAGAAGTTGAAGTAAAACTTTATAAAAAACAAAGACACGAAATTATATTTGATGAAAAACGAAATGAAGTTGAAAATGATATTCTTGAGTTCATAGATGAAACACTAAAAAACATTTTGTAA
- a CDS encoding DNA translocase FtsK — MEKNKEEKFLANYEWNEEKTAAFVTTKQKRRNDSISWMVTGLVILFITVFSLGRITVIGQFFDDIFFNFLFGWFKYFIYIILFIVDLCIFSGIRFKFKKRFLFMSMSSFILLCWLISLILFTQIIASKNESLNKLWQADFFAQMFSVYAKEWLNHSIFSGQYYKEVIDYFLKTGADGYFNLYSGGGITGTLMVGITSYLSIVGSYLLLALLMFINGMWIFTGDPIFLFKPKAKRKGKALRILTLKSKRNPNIKKQREVKNEVSTEQKIEKNGWDSINVFGNMEFDEEQEIKTSDLTIQMPSYVKKEDKELLDKIQQERQLECSLPEEVLDGSYIEKNMPSESKLNAAIEEIAMDPHRPRFVSRRVLENNQVDSIVKNPGLRPITQNSDNFFKAEDIKVKDETLIIEEINEVTIDGDDTFFDAIYEEKETEQKSETLEALNALNKYEEKYNLAEKEVVNIKEVIVEKNVEIFANSIMQEQIISTPIVEEPIPEEPKIVINKNYKLPPVDVLAVMEKDYNKERANKENAALKALAINETFKQFGVKAKVINSIIGPSVMKFEIQAEPGVKVNSITNLENDLKLALATQNMRLEAPIPGKNLIGIELANASSEMVSMREIIESIPKEQEVEKLLFVLGKNVLGEPLTAQLNKMPHLLVAGSTGSGKSVMINALICSILLRAKPNEVKFLMIDPKKVELSVYSRVPHMLAPVISDMKQAANALKMVVAEMERRYELFMSLGVRNIDGYNRKVTGSKKMPFQVIIIDELADLMMTGDRKQVEESIMRITQMARAAGIHLIVATQRPSTDVITGTIKTNIPTRIAFAVTTGIDSRTILDSTGAENLLGRGDMLFMPPGGGDLMRAQGAYLSDEEIEEIVEFTIAQQQAMYSDQFDQDNLNTIGSTDELYSQVKQFVIEKQDASSSSIKGKFRIADARATNILNQLEDEGIVGPKNGSRPRDVLVKK; from the coding sequence ATGGAAAAAAATAAAGAAGAAAAGTTTTTAGCTAATTATGAATGAAATGAAGAAAAAACAGCTGCTTTTGTAACAACAAAACAAAAAAGAAGAAATGACTCTATATCATGAATGGTAACAGGTTTAGTTATATTGTTTATTACAGTTTTTTCATTGGGAAGAATTACTGTAATAGGTCAATTTTTTGATGATATTTTCTTTAATTTCTTATTTGGTTGATTTAAATACTTTATTTACATTATTTTATTTATTGTAGATTTGTGTATTTTTTCAGGTATTAGATTTAAGTTTAAAAAAAGATTTTTATTTATGTCTATGTCATCATTTATATTATTGTGTTGACTAATTTCATTAATATTATTTACCCAAATTATCGCTTCAAAAAATGAAAGTTTAAATAAACTTTGGCAAGCTGACTTTTTTGCACAAATGTTTAGCGTTTATGCAAAAGAATGATTGAATCACTCTATATTTTCTGGACAATATTATAAAGAAGTGATTGACTACTTCTTAAAAACTGGTGCTGATGGATATTTTAACTTATATAGTGGTGGTGGAATTACTGGAACTTTAATGGTTGGTATTACTTCATACTTATCAATTGTTGGTTCATATTTATTATTAGCATTGCTAATGTTTATAAATGGTATGTGAATATTTACAGGTGATCCAATTTTCTTATTTAAACCAAAAGCAAAACGTAAAGGAAAAGCTTTAAGAATTTTAACTTTAAAATCAAAAAGAAATCCAAATATTAAAAAACAGCGAGAAGTTAAAAATGAAGTTTCAACAGAACAGAAAATTGAAAAAAATGGTTGAGACTCAATTAATGTTTTTGGGAATATGGAGTTTGATGAAGAACAAGAAATTAAAACTAGTGATTTAACAATTCAAATGCCATCTTATGTAAAAAAAGAAGATAAAGAATTATTGGACAAAATTCAGCAAGAGCGACAATTAGAATGTTCATTACCAGAAGAGGTTTTAGATGGAAGTTACATTGAAAAAAATATGCCAAGTGAAAGCAAATTGAATGCAGCTATTGAAGAAATTGCAATGGATCCACATAGACCCCGTTTTGTTTCAAGAAGAGTTTTAGAAAACAATCAAGTTGACAGTATTGTTAAAAACCCTGGATTAAGACCTATTACTCAAAATAGTGATAATTTTTTTAAAGCAGAAGATATAAAAGTAAAAGATGAAACTTTAATTATTGAAGAAATCAATGAAGTAACTATTGATGGAGATGATACTTTCTTTGATGCTATATACGAGGAAAAAGAAACTGAACAAAAAAGTGAAACTTTGGAAGCACTTAATGCTCTAAACAAATATGAAGAAAAATATAATTTAGCAGAAAAAGAAGTTGTAAATATTAAAGAAGTTATTGTTGAAAAAAATGTTGAAATTTTTGCAAATTCAATTATGCAAGAGCAAATCATTTCAACACCCATTGTTGAAGAACCAATACCTGAAGAACCAAAAATTGTAATTAATAAAAATTACAAACTACCTCCAGTTGATGTTTTAGCTGTTATGGAAAAAGACTATAACAAAGAAAGAGCAAATAAAGAAAATGCCGCTCTTAAAGCTTTAGCAATCAATGAAACTTTTAAACAATTTGGTGTTAAAGCAAAAGTTATTAATTCAATTATTGGACCAAGTGTTATGAAGTTTGAAATTCAAGCAGAGCCAGGTGTGAAAGTTAATAGCATAACAAATCTGGAAAATGATTTGAAATTAGCATTGGCAACTCAAAACATGCGATTAGAAGCTCCAATACCTGGTAAAAATTTAATAGGTATTGAATTAGCAAATGCAAGTTCAGAAATGGTTTCAATGAGAGAAATTATTGAATCAATACCAAAAGAACAAGAAGTTGAAAAATTGCTCTTTGTTTTGGGTAAAAATGTTTTAGGAGAACCTTTAACGGCTCAATTAAATAAAATGCCTCACTTACTTGTTGCTGGTTCAACAGGGAGTGGTAAGTCAGTTATGATTAATGCATTAATTTGTTCAATTCTGTTAAGAGCAAAACCAAATGAAGTTAAATTCTTAATGATTGACCCTAAAAAAGTTGAACTTTCAGTTTATTCAAGAGTTCCACACATGTTAGCACCAGTTATTTCAGATATGAAACAAGCAGCTAATGCATTAAAAATGGTTGTTGCTGAAATGGAAAGACGTTATGAACTATTTATGAGCTTAGGCGTTAGAAATATTGATGGATATAATAGAAAAGTGACGGGTTCTAAAAAAATGCCATTCCAAGTTATTATCATTGATGAACTTGCTGACTTAATGATGACTGGTGACAGAAAACAAGTTGAAGAATCAATTATGAGAATTACTCAAATGGCTCGTGCTGCTGGTATTCATTTAATTGTAGCCACTCAAAGACCATCAACAGATGTTATTACGGGTACAATTAAAACTAACATTCCAACAAGAATTGCTTTTGCTGTAACAACAGGAATTGATTCAAGAACTATTTTAGACTCAACAGGTGCTGAAAACCTATTGGGTAGAGGAGACATGCTATTTATGCCACCAGGCGGTGGAGATTTAATGAGAGCTCAAGGCGCTTATTTAAGTGACGAAGAAATAGAAGAAATAGTAGAATTTACAATTGCTCAACAACAAGCAATGTACTCTGATCAATTTGATCAAGATAATTTAAATACAATTGGTTCAACCGATGAGTTATATTCACAAGTTAAGCAATTTGTTATCGAAAAACAAGACGCATCTTCATCTTCAATTAAGGGTAAATTTAGAATAGCTGATGCAAGAGCAACAAACATTTTAAATCAATTAGAAGATGAAGGGATTGTAGGCCCAAAAAATGGTTCAAGACCAAGAGATGTATTAGTTAAGAAGTAA
- the oppA gene encoding oligopeptide ABC transporter substrate-binding protein OppA, with amino-acid sequence MKKLLSIIAAATLVTTAGSTLVSCGMSAKKLMARKVNTKEYKGFMSAALNTWSPGSTMQNSDAIILENLYDGLLTPNAHGEIEGQMADWWGHNKEGNEYYFHLRDEEKTSDDGRKTGIPKWTAVKNGGIQYTKDVSTMDFYNAFRFTFNPNASADGAAPTNGLFKNGTALEGILSTISEYDATVLEGKNFGRTTAQGGEQNIGSEYISTRNFDIIVMLVNLWTATEKGQDRINKLAAAKINPILDENQKPNGKYDPTPEFDELIAEIKQYQGETKFQELISKSSQEGGMMAISLSKEGLGTASSSKGTTGTRTEQIYNIRYTLENASTSFFTSAAGYGSLKPIPDYAVSYKDSQNRSWYNFSKRYQPSLNEMWFSGAYYVKSYKASSNTVLLKNPNYYQADRTYIEKLIFTLTRSQSVDSNRLWFEGGDASEVAISPNDASGWKKYVGDDYNSEEQKFAFEGTHATSTVPSQYTFTTFYNYGRLSKDGKDISKSSLALAQKSVRLYLNYFMQRTQYPAYVAGKLDNDKNTKESLAWDGGEGKNVKTRSSTLLRNTFTIPKLATNQSKDSTDTVENGKVNGIPVEDYTIQNIGTDYNEMYGVKNPQLETPVSSVEGEKPSTNASRLKTLEENIKVAHDEKLLENFYNEQFGSLIDGNDAFYQNDLMALGMFLDSEGNVIESLKDDLNKFADLAYTAVVDRSKNSKEIDQNNEKAKAKILGDVVRKDLVSKKIIKDDNESISVEWLLNGGLRLTLNPRVEYLVDQFNSTVGNSSPIVLKTKTSNDVSDYLNLSKIGEYDIYVSGWGPDYTDPYNFLHTLIWGGEYGVYTKIDNVLEIDSSAKGEALKKENTNEPKLKIKDSFKQYEAAYADMNQSITKYTGIVETAKGQGDFTERLKTLSKAETYALYDVALTTPLYNKTPMKTIQLSYLDPFTRSSYIAGSSNLRLFGVKMIESLWDKEAFLAAQAQFEKGSINDVEEYKKLYVYDPKSDGEVTVTPRQ; translated from the coding sequence ATGAAAAAATTACTTAGTATAATAGCTGCTGCTACTTTAGTTACAACAGCAGGATCAACTTTAGTTTCATGTGGTATGTCTGCAAAGAAATTAATGGCAAGAAAAGTAAATACAAAGGAATATAAGGGTTTCATGAGTGCTGCTCTTAATACTTGATCACCTGGATCAACTATGCAAAATTCAGATGCCATTATATTGGAAAACTTATATGATGGATTACTAACTCCAAATGCTCATGGTGAGATTGAAGGTCAAATGGCTGATTGATGAGGACATAATAAAGAGGGAAACGAGTACTACTTTCACTTAAGAGATGAAGAAAAAACATCTGATGATGGAAGAAAAACTGGGATTCCAAAATGAACAGCTGTAAAAAATGGCGGAATACAATATACAAAAGATGTTTCAACAATGGATTTTTATAATGCATTTAGATTTACATTTAATCCTAATGCTTCAGCTGATGGAGCAGCTCCAACAAATGGATTATTTAAAAATGGAACTGCTTTAGAAGGAATTCTATCAACAATATCAGAATATGATGCTACTGTTCTTGAAGGAAAAAACTTTGGTAGAACAACAGCTCAGGGTGGTGAACAAAACATTGGTTCTGAATATATTTCAACAAGAAATTTTGACATTATTGTTATGTTAGTTAACCTTTGAACAGCAACTGAAAAAGGTCAAGACAGAATTAATAAGTTAGCTGCTGCTAAAATTAATCCAATTTTGGATGAAAACCAAAAACCTAATGGTAAATACGACCCAACACCTGAATTTGATGAATTAATTGCTGAAATTAAACAATATCAAGGTGAAACTAAATTCCAAGAATTAATTTCTAAAAGTTCTCAAGAAGGTGGAATGATGGCTATTTCTCTTTCAAAAGAAGGATTGGGAACAGCTAGTTCATCAAAAGGAACTACTGGAACAAGAACTGAACAAATATACAATATTAGATATACTTTAGAAAACGCATCAACTTCATTCTTTACATCAGCTGCTGGATATGGGTCATTAAAACCAATTCCTGACTATGCAGTTAGTTATAAAGATTCTCAAAACAGATCATGATACAATTTTTCAAAAAGATATCAACCAAGTCTTAATGAAATGTGATTTTCAGGTGCTTATTATGTTAAATCATATAAAGCATCTTCAAATACAGTGTTATTAAAAAATCCAAACTACTATCAAGCAGATAGAACATATATTGAAAAATTAATTTTTACTCTAACTAGAAGTCAATCAGTTGATTCAAATAGACTTTGATTCGAAGGTGGAGATGCTTCAGAAGTAGCAATTTCTCCAAATGACGCTAGTGGATGAAAGAAATATGTTGGTGATGATTATAACTCTGAAGAACAAAAATTTGCATTTGAGGGAACGCATGCAACATCAACAGTTCCAAGCCAATATACATTTACAACTTTTTACAATTATGGTAGATTATCAAAAGATGGTAAAGATATTTCTAAATCTTCATTAGCTTTAGCTCAAAAATCAGTTAGATTGTATTTAAACTACTTTATGCAAAGAACTCAGTATCCTGCTTATGTAGCTGGAAAACTAGATAATGATAAAAATACAAAAGAATCATTAGCTTGAGATGGTGGAGAAGGCAAAAATGTTAAAACTAGATCATCAACATTATTAAGAAATACTTTTACAATTCCAAAATTGGCAACTAATCAATCAAAAGATTCTACTGACACTGTTGAAAATGGAAAAGTTAACGGTATTCCTGTTGAAGATTATACAATCCAAAATATTGGAACTGACTATAATGAAATGTATGGTGTTAAAAATCCGCAGTTAGAAACGCCTGTTTCTTCAGTTGAAGGAGAAAAACCATCAACAAATGCATCAAGACTTAAAACATTAGAAGAAAATATAAAAGTTGCGCATGATGAAAAATTACTAGAAAATTTCTATAACGAACAATTTGGATCACTAATTGATGGAAACGATGCTTTCTATCAAAATGATTTAATGGCTTTAGGAATGTTTTTGGACTCTGAAGGTAATGTAATTGAATCACTAAAAGATGATTTAAATAAATTTGCTGATTTAGCTTATACAGCAGTTGTTGATAGAAGCAAAAATAGCAAAGAAATTGACCAAAATAATGAAAAAGCAAAAGCCAAAATATTAGGTGATGTTGTTAGAAAAGATCTTGTGTCAAAAAAAATTATAAAAGATGATAATGAATCAATTTCTGTTGAATGGCTTTTAAATGGTGGGTTAAGATTAACTTTAAATCCGAGAGTTGAATATTTAGTTGATCAATTCAATTCAACTGTTGGTAATTCAAGTCCAATAGTCTTAAAAACTAAAACTTCTAATGATGTTTCTGACTATTTAAATTTATCAAAAATTGGTGAGTACGACATTTATGTTAGTGGTTGAGGACCAGACTACACTGACCCGTATAACTTTTTACATACTTTAATTTGAGGTGGAGAATACGGTGTTTATACTAAAATTGATAATGTTCTTGAAATTGACTCTAGCGCAAAAGGTGAAGCATTAAAAAAAGAAAATACTAACGAACCTAAACTAAAAATAAAAGACTCATTTAAACAGTACGAAGCTGCTTATGCTGACATGAACCAATCAATTACTAAATATACAGGTATAGTTGAAACAGCAAAAGGGCAAGGAGATTTCACAGAAAGACTAAAAACTTTATCAAAGGCTGAAACTTATGCACTTTATGATGTTGCTTTAACAACACCACTATATAATAAAACGCCAATGAAGACTATTCAGTTATCATATTTAGATCCATTTACTAGATCTTCATATATTGCTGGTAGTTCAAACTTAAGATTATTTGGTGTAAAAATGATTGAATCACTTTGAGATAAAGAAGCTTTCTTAGCAGCTCAAGCTCAATTTGAAAAAGGATCAATAAATGATGTTGAGGAATACAAAAAACTTTACGTTTATGACCCTAAATCTGACGGAGAAGTTACAGTAACACCTAGACAATAA
- a CDS encoding rhodanese-like domain-containing protein: MNNYEINKNEFYKLIKQGYKVIDVRSVGEDKMTGLSYSDSYNIPYPGVIRKAKELFPNKNEKLIIVCNYGSRSGLTAKTYRQMGYPNVYVLYGGLYDLK, from the coding sequence ATGAATAATTATGAAATAAATAAAAATGAATTTTATAAATTGATCAAACAAGGTTACAAAGTTATAGATGTTCGTAGCGTTGGTGAAGACAAAATGACTGGATTGAGTTATTCTGATTCATATAACATTCCATATCCAGGAGTTATAAGAAAAGCTAAAGAACTATTTCCTAATAAAAATGAAAAATTAATTATAGTTTGCAACTATGGTTCAAGAAGTGGATTAACAGCAAAAACTTATAGACAAATGGGCTATCCTAATGTTTATGTATTATATGGTGGATTATATGATTTAAAATAA
- the rpiB gene encoding ribose 5-phosphate isomerase B, with amino-acid sequence MKKIYIANDHTAIQMKYAIKNHLVEKGYEVIDLGNNDGTSCNYANIGITLAEAVIADTQSKGIALCGTGIGISIAANKVKGARAGLVYEVQTAELTRQHNDANILATGARLIAIEKALLLVDTFLSTEFEGGRHQERVGTLDEYNK; translated from the coding sequence ATGAAAAAAATATATATAGCAAATGATCATACAGCAATTCAAATGAAGTATGCTATTAAGAATCACTTAGTAGAAAAAGGATATGAAGTTATTGATTTAGGAAATAATGATGGAACTTCATGCAACTACGCAAATATTGGAATTACTTTGGCTGAAGCTGTTATAGCAGATACTCAAAGTAAAGGTATTGCACTGTGTGGTACTGGAATTGGAATTAGTATAGCAGCGAACAAAGTCAAGGGAGCAAGAGCTGGATTAGTTTATGAAGTGCAAACAGCAGAATTAACAAGACAACATAATGATGCAAATATTTTAGCAACTGGAGCTAGATTAATTGCAATTGAAAAAGCACTTTTATTAGTAGATACTTTCTTAAGCACTGAATTTGAAGGCGGAAGACATCAAGAAAGAGTGGGTACATTAGATGAGTACAATAAATAA
- the greA gene encoding transcription elongation factor GreA — protein MAKEIILTQEGIEELKQELKHLLEVVRPEVIEELVEARNQGDLSENADYDAARNRQAEVEARIKELETMISKAKLIEDSSTTDGAIKIGSKVQFIMLNTKQEREVKIVGAVEADPFKGLISNESPIAKAILGKKVGESVEVKDINAPYSIEIKKVN, from the coding sequence ATGGCAAAAGAAATCATCTTAACTCAAGAAGGTATTGAGGAATTAAAACAAGAATTGAAACACTTATTAGAAGTAGTTCGTCCAGAAGTAATTGAAGAATTAGTAGAAGCACGTAATCAAGGAGATTTAAGCGAAAATGCTGATTATGATGCTGCGCGTAATCGTCAAGCGGAAGTTGAAGCAAGAATTAAAGAACTTGAAACAATGATTAGCAAAGCTAAATTAATTGAAGATTCTTCTACAACTGATGGCGCTATTAAAATTGGTTCAAAAGTTCAATTTATCATGTTAAACACTAAACAAGAAAGAGAAGTTAAAATTGTTGGAGCTGTTGAAGCAGATCCATTTAAGGGTTTAATTTCAAATGAATCACCTATTGCTAAAGCAATTTTGGGTAAAAAAGTTGGAGAATCTGTAGAAGTTAAAGATATCAACGCGCCTTACTCAATCGAAATCAAAAAAGTTAATTAA